ACATCTGCTGCTTTTTATTAAAAAACTTATTAGATATTTTATTGTTATATTCGCTTAGTAAAAGCGTCATGTTACCTATTTTATGAACTAAATTTTCTCCATTTATAGTGTTTTCCTCAAAAAACTTTTTCCAATCTTGATCGAGCTTCTTTGGAATAATATGCTCTAAGTTCACCTTATTTATATCAGTCGTTGTTTCTTTTTCTCCTTTGTTTTTAATAAGATAATTGTTAATCTTTAATAAAACATACCTCGCTATCTTTCCTTTCTTAACTTCTAGTTGATTGAAAGAATTTAAAAATGTTTCTGGCGAGGGTGATATTTCTTTAATCTCTTCTATAATTTTATTTTCGTCAATTTCACCTTTTCTTGCTTTAATTGCAATATTGCTATAAAGCCGTTCCAATTGATTCGGATTTGCACCACAAACAGTGTTATATCTAAATGTAAAACTCACTATATTTCTTAATAGCCTATTGAAGCTTATTGGTTGGTTATTAAATTTCTGATATAGAGATAATAACAATATATAGGCTTGCTCCACACCAAGTATATTTAATTCTTCAAGCATTTCTTGTATATCTTTTTTCTGCCAAAACTCAGGAGTTGGATTATTCAAGTTAGAATAAACTCTTGCTTCTTCTGAAAGACCTTGCGTAAATCTTTGAACATCATCAACTTTATCACCTGTAACTTTTTCTCTTAATTTTTTGTACAAATCTTCTCTTCTAACTAATTCAAAAGCAGAACTCCAATAATGCCTTAAAAATTTAACTATATCTTGATCTCCAATTTGATCGATGATTTCTTTCCAATCTTGTCTTATAACTTCTAAATTTTTGCCCGCAATAGAAAAAATGTAGTTTTTTATGAGGTCTGCTTCACTTAAAGCTAATCCTCTATCATTAAGGGTCTCAAATATTATTTGAGCATTTACATCTGTATCTACCTCGATTTTGATTACCAAGAATTTATTGGTTAAAGCATCAATAATGCCACTAACAAATTTTTCCCCTCCTAGATTTATTTTGTTAGCAATTTCCTCCTTAAAATAAGAGTAGGCACTTTTA
This window of the Chroococcidiopsis sp. CCMEE 29 genome carries:
- a CDS encoding DUF262 domain-containing protein, which translates into the protein MKVSATSLTFGDLLQDGKVYTVPPFQRSYSWEKEQIENFWTDLNSVYENGKNEYFVGSMIFTPDEGNKIKIKILDGQQRFSTVLLFLSALRDALKKINIELGKERIEQINKVIYKTNFVTLEKNPKLELNNLDSYFFEQIVVHENIDDTELKPKYNSHKLIKSAYSYFKEEIANKINLGGEKFVSGIIDALTNKFLVIKIEVDTDVNAQIIFETLNDRGLALSEADLIKNYIFSIAGKNLEVIRQDWKEIIDQIGDQDIVKFLRHYWSSAFELVRREDLYKKLREKVTGDKVDDVQRFTQGLSEEARVYSNLNNPTPEFWQKKDIQEMLEELNILGVEQAYILLLSLYQKFNNQPISFNRLLRNIVSFTFRYNTVCGANPNQLERLYSNIAIKARKGEIDENKIIEEIKEISPSPETFLNSFNQLEVKKGKIARYVLLKINNYLIKNKGEKETTTDINKVNLEHIIPKKLDQDWKKFFEENTINGENLVHKIGNMTLLLSEYNNKISNKFFNKKQQMYKKSKLPLNDDLKEYQQFGSNEVDKRQQWLAEIAEKLWSIV